In the Euphorbia lathyris chromosome 5, ddEupLath1.1, whole genome shotgun sequence genome, one interval contains:
- the LOC136231194 gene encoding proton pump-interactor BIP103-like encodes MMRMSTSIVVAKAMTEANDLASKKDTMALEKLSHGEVGKCMSLWSNNNAFGDAYEKIIFPSLDSRQMSRESRMEEKGT; translated from the exons ATGATGAG AATGTCCACGTCTATAGTAGTCGCCAAAGCCATGACTGAGGCCAATGACCTGGCTAGCAAGAAAGATACAATGGCACTGGAGAAGCTTTCCCATGGAGAG GTTGGGAAATGTATGTCACTTTGGAGCAATAACAATGCCTTTGGGGATGCTTACGAGAAAATAATTTTCCCATCACTTGATAGTCGACAAATGAGCAGGGAATCAAGGATGGAAGAAAAAGGAACGTGA